In a single window of the Cryptococcus tetragattii IND107 chromosome 1, whole genome shotgun sequence genome:
- a CDS encoding thymidylate synthase produces the protein MTATINDQDKIERSNPDHEEYQYLDLIKRIINSGEVRPDRTGTGTVALFAPPSFRFSLANNTLPLLTTKRVFLRGVIAELLWFVSGCTDAKVLSSQGVGIWDGNGNKEFLEKVGLGHRREGDLGPVYGFQWRHFGAEYTDADGNYKGKGVDQLQRVIDTIKNNPTDRRIILSAWNPKDLPLMALPPCHMFCQFYVSLPPADSPNSKPKLSCLMYQRSCDLGLGVPFNIASYALLTHMIALITDTEPHEFILQMGDAHVYRDHVEPLKTQLEREPREFPKLKWARSKEEIGDIDGFKDEDFVVEGYKPWGKIDMKMSA, from the exons ATGACGGCAACAATCAACGACCAGGACAAGATCGAACGATCCAACCCGGACCACG AGGAATATCAGTATCTTGATCTCATCAAGCGAATCATTAACTCAGGAGAGGTTCGACCAGACCGTACCGGCACAGGAACCGTTGCTCTCtttgctcctccttctttccgctTTTCCCTCGCCAACAAcacccttcctcttctgacgACCAAACGCGTCTTCCTGCGCGGTGTTATTGCCGAGCTTTTATGGTTCGTTTCTGGCTGTACCGACGCCAAGGTGCTCTCTAGCCAGGGTGTAGGAATCTGGGATGGTAACGGAAACAAAGAGTTCCTGGAGAAGGTCGGGCTTGGCCACAGAAGGGAAGGTGACCTGGGACCTGTATACGGGTTCCAGTGGAGACATTTTGGCGCCGAGTACACTGATGCCGACGGAAACTacaagggcaaaggagTCGACCAATTGCAAAGGGTGATCGACACCATCAAAAACAACCCGACTGACAGACGGATTATCTTATCGGCTTGGAACCCAAAGG ACCTCCCCCTAATGGCTCTTCCGCCCTGTCACATGTTCTGTCAATTCTACGTctcgcttcctcctgctgATTCACCCAATTCTAAGCCGAAACTTTCTTGCTTGATGTATCAGAGGTCTTGTGACTTAGGTCTTGGTGTCCCATTCAACATTGCGTCTTACGCCCTCTTAACCCATATGATTGCCCTCATTACCGACACTGAGCCGCATGAGTTTATTCTACAAATGGGAGATGCGCATGTGTACAGGGATCACGTTGAGCCATTGAAGACGCAACTAGAAAGGGAGCCTAGAGAGTTCCCAAAACTAAAATGGGCTAGGAGCAAGGAGGAAATTGGAGATATAGATGGCTTCAAGGATGAGGACTTTGTAGTCGAGGGATATAAGCCATGGGGGAAAATCGACATGAAGATGTCT GCGTAA